ACAGGCTAAAAAATCTTACTGAACtatcactggatggaaataagtTATGGCGGATACTTAGGTATACCTTTGAAAATTTGACATCCTTGAAAAAACTCACTCTTGTTAAGAACTCTATTAAAGAGTTaaattcacatattttttcaaaaCTCAGTAATCTTAGATGGCTTGCCTTAGAAGGAAACCAAATTACCACTCTTCCTGCTGGGACTTTTGATGGACTGCAAAACTTAGTCAACCTATTACTGGGAAGAAATCAGCTGCAAACCATTCCTAGGGGAATTTTTTCTAACTTAAATTATTTAGAAacattatttttgtcttttaacAAAATTAAAAGCTTGGAAGACGATGCTTTTGAAGGACTTGAGTCACTTACTCACCTTTATCTGGATAATAACTGTCTTGAGGTTATTCAGGGAAACACTTTTCAAAATATGACTAGTCTACTTGTTATTAGTCTTCATCACAACTTGCTAAGAATGCTCCCAGAAGGTATATTTGATCCCTTAAATAATCTAATATCATTAATTCTTCATGGTAATCATTGGTGGTGTGACTGTTCTTTGTCTCATTTTCTGAACTGGATCAAAGACAACAGAGATATGACTCAGATTTCTGAACTAATTTGTCAAGGACCTGAACACCTCCATGGAAAATCAATTGCTCTTTTGAGAAATCGAGAGCTGGATTGCCCTACAACCGAAAATGTTCTATACCGGTCATTTAGAATACAGGAGACAGCTCTCACGGATGGTCCTGGCACTGAAAACATTGTCCAGAGCATCTGCAGGAGCTATTCAGCCAGTAATGGTAGTTTAATTATTCATTGTGAGATGATGGTTTGTTCAAGCATTAATATAATTGTTTCTACAATGGACACATTCAGTACAACAACATCAAGTCACAACCACACAAAAGATGGTTCTAAATGTGAAGCCACGAGCCTGAAATTCACTATTACATCTGAATAATCTTTCAAATGTTATgaatattaagtttttttttaactttctatcTGTGAAGTttatctcataatatacacaaaGCAACCAGGTGATACAAGACATTTGAATTATATTATACATCACACAAATATTCCTGATACATATAAATCTGACACATTGCTTTATCATAATGTAAATCTTTACACTTTACTTTTTAGATGTGAATTTTATCTGATAATATACACAACTTAAAGTGCGATCACTAACTAAATAGATGTGATGTATCaccatagaaaaaacattagacTGAATGTGAGGTTAACCTAGGCTATAGTATACATGTCCTGGCTGTTTCCATACATTTTTCCATTATGTTAGGATATACAGAAATTTCATCAACTTTATGGAAAAGATTATTTAACCAAGCAGTTTACTTAGTTAGCAATGCAGTTTGTGGTTTTTAATGGGAGTCAATTGAATATGTATATAACTGTACAGGCATATGTGTGGGGGAAGGGTTGGACAGTAGAAAACCCCTGTGCAAAAATACTATGTGGACCCTTTTCTTTTAAAACAGTTCATTTGTCAAGATTAAGGGCTTCATCATAGTTCTCCTTGAACCTTACTATGCCTCTAGTAAATCCTTCATCTAATGGTTCAGTAATTTTGAGACCTGGTGCCCTGTTTTATAGTGGCAAGGGACTTCCTTGCCTATTGAGCTGCACAGTCTGCACCAATGATTTGTCTGTTCCAGTCTGTTTCAAATGTTCATGCTGAATGCTATCTAcagaggtgtgaacctagcctaacctGGAAGTTAAAATGGTAAAACATGAAAACATTAACTACATAGGAAAATATTGTAGGAAGGAAAGGAAATAAAAAAGATAGGTATCTGTCGTACGTTATATGATACATGTGTCCTTAGAATAACATGATGGAGAGGTTTTATTTGAATAAAAAGCAATGCATGATCAAAAAAGAGATAATGTTAATGTTGAATAATGTTTTATGTCATTGCATTTGTGTTTCAGtgatttctcagttttttttccagtgtaATGAGGTAATAACAGAaagtgggtgtgaacccactgtgccaactaaccagtttgacttttgGCTAAACCTGatggcattatcctggcagtttcCTGGTAGTCACCCTTTAACCCATATACATGGATCTTGAGTTTGCTGCAGGGAACCATCCAAgcagctacctcctggagtagtcctggtgtcATTGGCAGCTGACCCATGGTGTTCAGAGACACCGGTGTGAAGCGCCGAGGGATCAGGCAATAGGTGTAGTCTGAATACAGTCCAATATCAGAGTAGACCGAGTATGTGCGTAATCCAAATAGCAAATCTGAGGTCAGGCCAGGCAAAGAATCGGAAATGAAAAACAGGCAGTGTTCCTACATGGGCTGACAGACAGAGTACACACACCTTAACTAGGCTTAGCAAACACTAGAATAACAAAGCTGATGCAAGGAGGTAGGACAACCATCCCAGCTAAAAAAGAAAGACTAATCATCATCTTAGTCAGCAGCAGGACAGATAGCAAGAGGGAAGGATTAACTATAGCAGCCCTGAATGAGAAGTTTACTGAGCACTAATCCCAATACATACAGGGTGAGTGCCTGCCTGGGACAGTGGGACAGCGCTGGACATGGGCTGTCTATGTAACACAGGTGCATGTTCTGACCACATGAGGCAGAAAGCAATGTCCACCATCCACTCTTGGCACTCTAGTGGTAATATAATATCAGATATGGCCTTCATTCTCTGAAGGGGATAAAGTAGAAAAATATTTATATAGGGAATCGACAATTAGTAATGTTATTTTCTAGCACTAAAATAGTGTATCACATTCTAAGTTAGTATTCAATGGGTCGAAGATTTCTTTAGGTTTGTCAGATGGCCTTCCCCTAGCTCTATACCTTCAATATAGGCAGACAACATGACTGCTTCGGAGCCGCGGGAAGGGGGCCCGACGCTGAACTCCTTTCTCATCTCCAAGGAGTGGTCACTTGGTGGAGCTCAGCGCAAAGGGATCAATGATAAGTATATAAATTCCTTTGCACTGAggttcccctagtggtggctgcaggcaaaaAGCTTTGTAATAGAGAAAAAGCCGATTTATTAATATATATCGAGAAATATGGTGCTCAGAATAAGCGCCATAGTTGTGAAGCGCCTGTTCCACTTTTCTGCCATAGAAGTCGGATTAAGTGGGTGAAGTGGAGggtgacattttttattacaattttttttaaacgtcTTCCATTTGCCTGGGAATGATTGACACGTGCATTTTGGGAAACTGGGCACAGTACTATCTGCTAccagagaggagactggagaagccagctctgCATTTACCATTTTCTTTTGCACTTAAGTTCCACCAGTAACTGTGGCCtctggatacaatattttcaacaatgTTGTTTTCTGTGCCATGGCAAGctaaaactagactcaacatacaatgccccaGACTCAACTCCAACCAATAAACATTGCCATTTCTATTTTGGTTGTCTAGTAGCTCCTTTTTACAGTATATTGCGGTACTGCATGTTCTGTACCATTCTTTACCTGTGCCAATATAAGCATCTCCTTTGGACtccattatatatttatttttttgttttggtacATTATGTGTAATGTACAAGACCCTGAAGAAGTTTCTGTCCTCATAACAGAAAGTGACTTCCAGCTTCCAGCATCTATTATATGTAAGGACGTGCTTTATCTATCCTAGTTTTCTACTTatccttttttttcttaaatcttcatgtTTTCTTGTGTTAAGGTGACATTTTTGAGCTCGAACCAATTACTAGTTTTTCATAGAGTTATGGACAAGTTACAATGTTTTcagcatacaatggtcgtcctgaaccaattaatattgtaacttaagTGATCACTGTATTTGGTTTTCTATTACCTCTTCACTTATTGCAGATTTGTCAAACACTTTGCAATATTAAAATTGCATCACCAAGCAAGACAAGCCGTTAGGTATGAAAAATGAAGTAAGTAGCAAGGTGTCGCCAAGATCAGCAGATTATCATTTTTCAAGCAACTAGTGCCAATCTGTGGCACATGGGAGgtgcataaaagccagattgaaagcaaagggggtcatttattaagactggcgttttagatgccggtcttaataaactcATGCACTGGTGGTGGATTAACccaaagttataaagaggcgcaggcctctacataacttcgacaCATCCACCACTGGTCTAAATCTattccagcttccttgctgtccttAAATTTAGACTATTTTATATGACtacaacaggcgtagaaaataataaatgcaaTGGGCCTGCCAGTAtggtccccttccccacccacacgcCATGCCACCTTTTTTAGAACTGGCGTGAGCAGGAGGAAGTCGCAGATTGTACCACAAACTCCGCAGAGAATACGCCAAAAAtaagccacatgaaacctcaaagtCATGTGGGATTATTGTGCAATACCGCCTGTTCGTTTAAGTGCTAgttattgccacttttcacaaATTGAGAAGGACAGAATCCTTGACctaagagaccttggtttatcactccggGCAGATTGCTTCGAGCCTAAGCCAAGATTACAGCGCTGTTCAATGCTTGTGTGTCCTGGCGGTTGGGAAGACAATGATGAACTGAAACAACAGCAAAAGGTGCACAGAGATGCAGATGGTCTCAATAGAAGTATGGCATGTAGTGATTAATCCATTTTGTACTGCAGGTGAAATTGGACATCAGATCAGTGTCTACATAAACCATGAGAAGGTGTTTGCATGACACTGAGCTACAAACCAGACATTAAGCTACAAGTGTTTCACTGACCTCATAACACTGCATTCACTGGTTATGGACTGTAAAACAATACAGTAATAGAGGCTTGAAATGGATATCTATCAGTGATAAATCCCTTGTTTCAGATGGAACATCACACCTTTCCTACTTACGTGATTATGGTGTGGGTGGCAAAATGTATAGTAGCTGGACCTCTCCTAGTCTTAATTACAGGTACACTTAAAGGCTCAGGGTTACATTGATTTGGACATGGATACAGTGCTAAAGCCCATTTCACAGGACAATGCCAAGTTGCATGTTGCTAATGCTACTGTGAGCAGTCTGTGTGGTCTAAACATACTACCATGGCCAGCATCTCTGGACTGGTTTCCCATTAAGCACATCTGGGATGTCATTGGGTGGCAACTGCATAGGGAGCTTCCAGCAGCAGCTCTTCATTATTGTTTCTGCTGGGGACACTAAGAggaggccttatttctactagtaaCCcatatggggcattattaatattagGGGTGCTGTAGGAggcattattattgagcacaATAGGGAAGACATTACTACTAATGGGGTTGCTATTGGAGGTACTGGAGGGAAGACTATTACCACTGAGGACAGTTTGGGAGCATATTATTATgtggggactatctgtatggcactagaaCAGTACTGGggatagcagcaggataacagtgttgaggcaccaggatgggaaggatgatagtaaagtgaggaatctaaaaaataaattatctgATAAACTCTGTGGAGAGgagacgcagctgaaagaaggtatcatggcagACTTATCTCCGAATGGAGACGTCGAGGAAAGAGTGTAcctcagaggagacgtcactggatgtaagaggtatgtggtgctgtattctgtatatatttgtagcgatgtatgtaatgtccatccatatatctgtttcacggtggattgagaatttggcccccacTGCTGCTACCCGGCCTCTGacctcaggtcacactgtgtgtgtattctggggcctcacacccatctactacattgtctgtactcagagagttatcactgtgttatctgaggtattacataggactgcaggtgatatctactacattgtTCAGTAAAAAGGGACATGTCcacgggttgggggggggggcaatacttggcttgccctgtgtggtgctggcaacccatgcCACTGAGCTCTATAACTATTGGAATACAGGGATTTAAAAACGgggggaaaaaatggaaaatggcggcagcaggaagggtttaaagaggttgtcacaCTAGGGTATACTGGTGTGCGCAAAAAGCCTCTCTGGCAGACCAGGCAGATTTATGCATTACATAGAGGGCTATTTATATGGATAGCTGCCATGTAATGCTATATTTCccctgaaacaggcgtagaaaatggtaaatgagtcaATAGGAAGGTGTCAATCGGACCTGGCCTTCTTGCTGCGATGCTGCCTCGCAACGAAAAACATTgaagacatgtattgtccctgcccataacagctgctccaaGTGTCCACCTTGGCATGTACCTTACCAGACGGCAAATAGCCTATTACCTTACTTCCAAACAGCAGCACAACCGTGGGTATTACTGCCCCTGTGAACAATCAGGACAGGTGGAGCTTTTATTAATTAAGTCAAACAAAGTGGTAATTAACCAGGAGTGCCCCCTATAAAGCCCACCCCCAACACACAGATTGGACAGGTGGTGGTCTCTAGACCAATTTCTACCTTATTCCTGCAGTCCAGGGGTCCGTTGCagtcccccattttttttttactaccctGTGCGGGTTTGGAGATGATCAGGTACTCCTCTGTCTGGCCGACCATAGCCTTTTTTggtacagggtggggggggggggggtgcctccGCGAGCCTCTAACATCGCCTCGGCGATCTGTGTagtgcagtggcgtacatacaggggtcgcactccagggggcccggccgtctgtggacccctggcccctgcagtagtGCCACTCAGACCCAGGCGTGGGCCTGCGGCAGCAGTGGCGGCAGgtgacagggagatgaacgcttccattgtggaagacctcatctccatagtgatctgtatcgccgtactcaggacagcgatacagatagctGTGCTGCGGCCGGGCAGGGGaaagaggcatctcccttccctgttcctctgatagactgcgggccttgtgccggcagcctatcagagcggtGCAGgctgcgcgatgacgtcatctcgccgcttgagccgtacagcacgggacacaggccataagaggcctgcatcgcatcgctgctaaggaggtaagtataagggtttattattttatttttgtattccgGACTTTACTGGGACATGAggaggcacttcatactggcaaatgagggggagggggttggcacttcttactggcaaataGCGGGGGTTGGCAACTTGGCActtactggcaaatggggggttggcacttcttactggcaaatagaggggggttggcacttcatactggcagatgagggggggtttggcacttattactggcaaatgaggggggtttggcacttattactggcaaatgaggggggttggcgcttactggcaaatgagggggggttggcacttcttactggcaaatgagggggggtTTGGCATTTCATACGGGCAAATGAGGGGGGGTTGGAACTTCATACGGGCAAAtgaggggggtttggcacttcatactggcaaatgAAGGGGGGATTGGCACTTGGTACTGGCAAATGAAGGGGGGTTGGCAATTGATACTGGCAAAtgaagggggggttggcacttgatactggcacacggggggtttggcatttgatactggcacacggggggttggcacttgatactggggcACATGGGGGTTGACACTtgagcacattattgggggcactattagtAGGGTAGTAGGAtgttttgtccagaagatggtaggatgatggaaaagtagtaaactaagaatttatttttgttgtcaaactgcagagattaaAAACGGCGTAAAaattgtggtctggtctgaaaggaggagacgaggacagagaacatctacatccaaggagatgtcactggatgtaagaggtacgggcGCGAtttatgggtggggctgtgtgtgggtgtggtttGAGGGCgggtggggacacaggggccccataatctcctattgcccggggaaaatgcccctcccgagaccgggggggggggccatggatcagttttcgcaccggggccccatggattgtgtgtacgccactcgGTGTAGTGCGCATTTCTGGTCCATCTTCCGGACCAGAGGCCGTAGGGTAAGTCGCATCGTCCGGCACTGGCAGTGAATCAGCGTCTCAACAACTAGTACCATTGGAGCACATTTGCGCTGCGGCCTCATGAAGTTCCCATGCTACATTTGTAAGCCATTATAGGCTTGATCTAAGAAGTTTAGAACATGCCGCCTTTGGCAGGTCTGTCCTGAGTTCAGTTCAGCTGGAGGACCCACCCCCAAAGGGTTTCTTCTTGCTAAATCAATGGTTGTGCTGCTGTTTGGACATAAGGGAATCGtaaatttctaacgataatttgttttcccttagtcctaacagcaccACACATATCCCTCCATATAGATTTTTTGTTGATGTTAATACTTACTATTTCGCACAGTCTGTGTGTTGGGGTGGGCTTTATAGGGGGCACTCCTGGTTAATTACCACTTTGACTTAATTAATAAAAGTTCCACCTGTCCTGATTGTTCACAGGGGCAGTAATACCCCcggttgtgctgctgttaggaaaACAAATTTAGGATTCtgatctgatgaaaaatatattttttctttttttctctgctaataaaaaataagaaaaaaatatttttagcagacctcagatcggatgaaaaatatttttttaatcttatttttctttgttaaaacctaggtgcatcttgtagggcaaaAATTTTtgtgactcgtgtgtaaatgtatagcttgtggctcctggtagtcatacgtttttttgggggggctctttatgtatgtaaggttggccacccctgatgtagaatatagtgctatatcttcataattgcaaatattctagatttttttcatcagtacccatgatccctcactgcttcttgcttgtgggccaatgagaaggctgcaatatctttgactttagtagTAGTGCTGATTGCAAATTTTTCGATTGCTAATTTTTCGATTGCcagtttttgcaatcaagaaaataatgactggagatcacgaattctcgaatatatgacaaatattcgcccaaatattcgtgaaatatctatATCTACtattaaaagtgaccccattttagaaattacacccctgaaggtatacaaaactgattttagaaactttgtttaccctttagatgttccacaagaattgatggaaaatagagatgaaatttcagaatttcacttttttggcagattttccatttgaatctattttttccagttacaaagcatgggttaacagccaaacaaactcaacatttatggccccgattctgtagtttacagaaacacccatatgtggtcataaactgctgtacgggcacatggcattgtgcagaaggaaaggaatgccatatggtttttggaaggccgattttgctggactgttttctttacaccatgtcccatttgaagcccctctgatgcacccctagagtagaaacgcccaaaaagttaccccattttggaaactacgggataaggtggcagttttattggtactttttagggtaaatatgatttttggttgctctatattacactttttgtgaggcaaggtaacaagaaatagctgtttttattttctgttatttacaacattcatctgacaggttagatcatgtggtatttttatggagcaggttattacggacacgacaatacctaatacgtatacttttttatttacttaattctacacaataacagcattttttaaaccccaaaaaaatatgttttagtgtctccatattcttaaccatattttttttattttttgggcgattgtcttaggtaggggctcattttttgcgggatgaggtgaaggctatattggtactattttggggggcatacgcctttttggtcgcttggtgttgcacttttagtgatgtaaggtgaccaaaaaatggtttatttagaacagttttttattttatttttgacagtgttcacctgaggggttaggtcatgtgatagttttatagagacgGCCGATACGGatatggtgatacctaatatgtgtactttacttttttcccctatttttcacaattttttttccctttagttttatttatttccctttttttccctatatATATTTAAGGATATATAGAATTTGTTTActtaaaactttatttatttttttaaaactttatttttttcactttttttttcatgcattgtctgtaagtgtattacacactgtaatacacttacagccttcctgcctgtgagatcaagggggctggatctcacaggctctcccagaaggcagccacgatgcctaaggaaggcatcgtgttgccttccatgccatcgggtccctgtcacagcagcacggggacccaataGCGTCTTTCTCCCTGCAcggacatcgcacgtgccgcggtcagcgctgactgcgacggtgcaggggttaatgcgctggcatcagtgatttcactgatgccggcgcatgcagcaggggtctggctatcagtgactgccggaccactGCCGTTgattgggcgggcgcagctcctgcacccgcccaatcaccatgtacttctctggtccttaagtcacggccagagatgacgtacatgtacgtcatgggtccttacgTCAGGGGTTAAAGAATTAAATTGTTGTACTATAAAAAAACACAGTGCAATGCAATAATGCATCCACTACTACCAATATTACAATGCAGTGTTGGCGGTGAAATTCTTTTGAGCTATATATGCGTTTAATATCACTGCACTGGTTCACAAACTACATTTTTGTACTGTTAAACATATGGTGCAATGCAGTAATGTGTCCACTTTCACAAATATATATCGATATAGTGTTGGCTGGGAAATTTCTTTGAACTCTGTGTTTAATATCACTGCTATAAAAATGGTATTATTGCTAGAAGTTGCTAAAAAAAACTCAccatctccctggctgtgacgttctgcgCTACGATTGGACAGtgttacagccagggagaaggaacgctcgGGAAGaaaatctgatgtctcctccctggtgttccaatgctgttacttagcatacagagagggagaatgtaacgggggccacagcggcgcaacggagcggtgcccaaaaataatagtaagtgcagggacatcccccatgtatgtcctacatgtcctgctacttagttaataaagtatgaaTCCATGAATGCGGCAgcagcacttgtgttctccctcttgcccagggtccaatcaatattaaagactgaCCCTGTGTACATATCTCCCGCACTTACCCCCGAGTCAGACGCAGAAGAGGGCAATCCTACGTCATATGACGAGCATTGACTTCGCCCGCACCCTGTCTCCTTGGAGAAGGAGGAAATCGTCCAGATGGTGAAATCGTCATGCGCACACGGTTCTCTGTTTTAATGGAAATACTATAGTCTAAATGCATGCAATTGTGACTCTATAACCCATAATAAATTAtagaaaaatatttatatataattacagTTCATCCCCTACATAAATAGGGAATGGCCTACACTAATTAGTATTTAAATATGTGCAATCTGTGATGGAAAATGGAAGgattatggcacaactgcaaacctaccaagacatagtTGTCCagctaaactgacagcccaggcaaggagagaactatttagagaagcagccaagaggcccactatcactctggaggagctgtagagatccacagctcatgtGGGAGAATCTGTACACAGAacaactattagtcatgtactACACAAATCTGGTCTTTATGGAAAAGTGGCAGGAAGAAACCCATTTTGTACCCCCGCTATCTTGGTTGGTTGCATCCTGTGTCATATTTGTGATATTTAATGTCATTTCCTGCAATGCATGTATATGATTTTCCTTGCAAATgttatgttaacatgtaatgtgcctggcttaccagcaggtggcagaaaatcTGAGCAGAGATAGTtcccctggagaggaaccttctggtCCCCTTCCagtcctctctagagagggaggagttagttagtcAGTGAGTCAGTCTAGTCC
The genomic region above belongs to Bufo gargarizans isolate SCDJY-AF-19 chromosome 4, ASM1485885v1, whole genome shotgun sequence and contains:
- the CPN2 gene encoding carboxypeptidase N subunit 2, producing the protein MLCADSKEKDEIQLPNKMISMLLTELQKLIISYNSIKNLSCSLFESTTKLEFLDLQGNNLSQICSSLFSQLKNLHELNLGSNEISKLPADTFKQLQNLSILKLDNNNINQIVPGSFDRLKNLTELSLDGNKLWRILRYTFENLTSLKKLTLVKNSIKELNSHIFSKLSNLRWLALEGNQITTLPAGTFDGLQNLVNLLLGRNQLQTIPRGIFSNLNYLETLFLSFNKIKSLEDDAFEGLESLTHLYLDNNCLEVIQGNTFQNMTSLLVISLHHNLLRMLPEGIFDPLNNLISLILHGNHWWCDCSLSHFLNWIKDNRDMTQISELICQGPEHLHGKSIALLRNRELDCPTTENVLYRSFRIQETALTDGPGTENIVQSICRSYSASNGSLIIHCEMMVCSSINIIVSTMDTFSTTTSSHNHTKDGSKCEATSLKFTITSE